From Gemmatimonadaceae bacterium:
CGCCCGCCGCCCACCGTTGGGCGCGCACGGCATGCTCGGTCTCGCCGCGCAGCGCGCCGAGCTGCCGGTCGGAGAACCCGAGCCGCTTCATCCGGCGCAGGGCCGATGCATCCACCGACGGAAGCGCCGCGTAATCACGCTCGGCCTCGATAAGCTCCATCATTTGATTGAGGAACCACGGGTCGATGCGCGAGTGCTCGGCGACTTCGGCCACGGTTAGGCCGGCGGCGAGCGCCCGCTTCACCTGGAAAATCCGCTCCGGCGTCGGCTGGCGCAGCGCGCCCCGCAGCGTGTCCAACGAATCGTCGCTCAGCCGGTCGTCCTGCAGCGTGGCGCCGATCACCCAGCCCGCCCGGCCCGTCTCCAGCGCGCGCAGTCCCTTCTGCAGCGCCTCCTTGAACGTGCGCCCGATCGCCATCGCCTCGCCCACCGACTTCATCTGCGTCGTGAGACGGGGATCGGCCGCCGCGAACTTCTCGAAGGCGAACCGCGGACACTTCACGACCACGTAGTCGAGCACCGGCTCGAACGACGCCGGCGTCGTCTTCGTGATGTCGTTCGTGATCTCGTCCAACCGATAGCCGACCGCGAGCTTGGTGCCGATGCGCGCGATCGGAAATCCCGTCGCCTTGGATGCGAGCGCCGAGGACCGCGACACGCGCGGATTCATCTCGATCACCAGCATCTCGCCGTCGGCGGGATTGACCGCGAACTGGATGTTGCAGCCGCCCGCGGCGACCCCGATTTCGCGAATCACCGCCACCGCCGCGTCGCGCATGGTCTGATACTCGCGATCGGTGAGCGTCATGGCCGGCGCCACGGTGATCGAGTCGCCCGTGTGCACGCCCATCGGATCGAGGTTTTCGATCGAGCAGACGATCACCACGTTGTCGGCGTGGTCGCGCATCACCTCGAGCTCGAACTCCTTCCAGCCGAGCACCGAGCGCTCGATCAGCACCTGCCTAACGGGAGAGAGATCGAGCCCGCGGCGCACGATCTCCTCGTACTCGTCGCGATTGAACGCCACGCCGCCGCCCGTGCCGCCTAACGTGAACGACGGCCGGATGATCGCCGGGAAATCGACCACCGGGATGAGCGCCTCCGCGTCGTCCCACGTGCGGGCGATCCCGCCGCGCGCCACGCTCAGCCCGATGCGCCGCATCGCGTTCGCGAACAGTTCGCGGTCCTCCGCCAGCTGGATCGCGCGCGCGTCGGCCCCGATCAGCTCCACGTTGTACCGCTCGAGCACCCCGCGCTCCGACAGCGCCATCGCCACGTTGAGCGCCGTCTGTCCACCCATCGTCGGCAGCAGCGCGTCCGGCCGTTCGCGCTCGATCACCTGCTCGACGATGTCCGGCGTCACCGGCTCGATGTAGGTCCGGTCCGCGATCTCGGGATCGGTCATGATCGTCGCCGGATTCGAGTTCACGAGGATTACCTCGTACCCGTCCTCGCGCAGCGCTTTCGCCGCTTGCGTTCCCGAGTAGTCGAACTCGGCGGCTTGGCCGATGATGATCGGCCCCGAGCCGATCAGCAGAATCCGGTGGAGATCAGAGCGGCGCGGCACGAATCACGTCTTCAATGATGGAGTCGAGTGAACGTCGCGGCGCCCAACCGGTGGCCGCGCGCACCTTCCTCGCGTCGCCAACCAGCATGGGCACCTCGACCGGACGGACGAGTGCGGGATCAACCTCCAATTTCGCGTCGACCTCCATGAGGGCAAGCACACGGCGCGCGACGGCGTCGACCGCGACGCCGGTTCCGCTCGCCACGTTGTAGGCTTCGCCGGCAGCGCCGCGTTCCGCGAGTGCAATGTATGCGGCAACCACGTCGTCCACGTGCAGAAAATCGCGGATTGTGGACGTGTTGCCCATGGCCAGAACGCCCGCCGGGGCAGAGCCACGCATCGCGTGCACGCGGCGGACGAGCGCCGGAATCAGGAATCGGTCGGCCTGCCCCGCTCCACTGTGGTTGAACGAGCGCGTGACTATCACGCGGACGCCTGTCGCGCGGTGCGACGCGAGCGCGACCACTTCCTGCGCGGCTTTCGACGCGGCGTACGGATTGAGCGGCCGCTGTTCGGCAGATTCGGCGAGCGGCTGTTCGCTCGCATCGTGCCGGCCGTACTGCTCGCCGCTGCCGATGAGGAGCACGACGGGATCCAGCGTTCCCGCGCGGCGACGCGCGCCGATGTCAGCCAGCAGCCGCGCCGCGGCGACGACGTTCACCTCGAGCGTGCCCGCGGGATCGCCCGTAGCGGCTGGCACGAACGCGATGCCGGCCAGATGAAACACGGTGTCCGGAATGCTGGCGTCGAGCGCGGTGGCGAGCGCGCCGGCGGCCGTCACATCGCAGTCGAGCCACCGGACGGCGTTTCGCTCGCGCGCGCCGAGTCGGCCGGCCGGCACGTCATCTCCCAGACGCGTGCCAAACACCTCCCATCCGCGAGACAGCAGCGCCTCGCAGAGCCATTGCCCAACGAAGCCGGCGGCGCCGGTCACCAGCGCGCGCACGTCAGCGCGCGCCGCGATGACGCGCCAGGTCGGCGTCCACCATCATGGCGATGAGCTCCTCGAACGACACACGGGGCCGCCAGCCTAACTGCGTGTTCGCTTTCGACGGATCGGCCACCAGCAGATCGACTTCCGCCGGCCGGAAGAAGCGCTCGTCCTGTTTCACGAAGTCGCGATAGTCCAGGTCGGCGACGCCGAAGGCGACCTCGCACAGCTGCCGCACCGAATGTGTGCGCCCCGTGCCGATCACGTAGTCCTCGGCGCGATCCTGCTGCAGCATGCGCCACATCGCATTGACGTAGTCGCCGGCGAATCCCCAATCCCGCCGCGCGTCGAGGTTGCCGAGCCGCACCTCGCGCGCCAAGCCGAGTTTGATGCGCGCCACGGCGTCGGTCACCTTGCGGGTCACGAACTCGAGACCGCGGCGCGGGCTCTCGTGATTGAACAGGATGCCGGACACGGCGAAGAGGTCGTAGCTCTCGCGGTAGTTCACGGTGATCCAGTGGCCATACACCTTGGCGACGCCGTAGGGGCTCCGCGGGTAGAACGATGTGCTCTCGCTCTGCGGCGATTCGACGACCTTGCCGAACATTTCGCTGGAGCTGGCCTGGTAGAATCGTGCGCGGGGTGCCGCTTTGCGCACCGCCTCGAGCGCGCGGGTCACGCCTAACCCGGTGAACTCGCCCGTGAGCACGGGTTGGCTCCACGACGTCTGCACGAAGCTCTGGGCGGCCAGGTTGTAGACCTCATCCGGCGTGCAGGCAGCCATCGCATCGACCAGCGAGTGCTGGTCGAGCAGGTCGGCGGACAGCAGCTCGACCTTGTCGACGAGGTGGGCGATGCGCTCGTACGGCGTGGTGGAGCTTCGCCTAACGATACCGACGACCCGGTAGCCCTTGTCCAGCAGGTGCTCGGCGAGGTAGGAGCCGTCCTGTCCCGTGATTCCGGTGATCAGCGCGGTGGGCATGCGTGCTGGGGTTGGTCGGTGATTCGTATCATCGGGAAACGCAATCGAATGCGACGAACGAAAAAAGTTCTTCCGGAATTTTCGGGAAACGCAGCGTGGAACGTCCAACGAAAGCAGACCAAGGATCGCGAGGCAGGCCCCAACGGGCAGAGCGCTCCGCTCATGAAGACGCTGACAAAGCCGGACACAACGGGCACAACGGGCACAACGGGCACAACGGGCACAGCCCGGATAAAAATCAAAGAATGTGTATTGTCCTGCCGTGTCCGTCGTGTCCGCGCCGGGTCCGCGTCTTCATGAGCGTATCACTCTCCTCGGCTGCGTCCCGCCTCACGATCCAAGAGGCGTAACCTTCCTTACACCGTACCTCCCATGTTCCCGGAAATTCCCGAAGAGCCCGAAAAAAAGGGAGCCTCACGAGAAGCTCCCTTCGACCACCGTCTCGTGCGGCCGAGCGGCGATCACGCAACCTGGCCGCGGGGAGCACGTTGAATTTTGCCTGCGTTGAGGCAGCGCGTGCAGACGCGAATCTTCGTGGGCTTGCCGTCCACGAGGATGCGCGCGACCTGGAGATTCGGCTTCCAGACGCGGCGCACTTTGTTGTTGGCGTGCGAGACGTTGTTGCCGAACGCAACCCCGCGGCCGCACACGTAGCATCCTCTCTTCGTCATGATCAACCCTCGATGAGCTCGATGCGCGCCATGTCGGCGCCATCGCCCTTGCGGTGTCCGGTCTTGAGGATCCGGGTATAGCCGCCGGCGCGCGACTTGAACTTGGGGCCGACTTCCTGGAACAGCTTGTCGGCCGTCTCGCGCTTGTGGATGTGCCGCACGGCGAGCCGGCGGTCGTGCAGCGTTCCGGACTTGGCCTTGGTGATGAGGCGTTCGACGAACGGACGCAGCTCCTTCGCCTTGGCTTCCGTAGTTTCGATCGCGCCGTGCTCGATGAGCGACGATGCGAGGTTGCGCATGAGGGCCAGCTTCTGCTCGCTCGTCCGGCGCAGCTGCCGTCCCGCTTTCCGGTGACGCATGGGTGCTTACTCCTCGTCGTCGGGCGCGGCGGCGGCGGCCCGGCTGGGGGCGGTGCCCCAATCGGTGATCCGCACGCCATCGGTCGTCTCTTCGTACCGCATCCCGAAATTCAAGCCTTGGCGCTCGAGCAGATCGGCGATCTCCTGGAGCGACTTCTTGCCGAAGTTCTTGACCTGCAGCATCTGCGACTCGGTCTGGCGAACCAGGTCGCCTAACGTGCGGATGTCGGAATTCTTGAGCGAATTCACCGACCGCACCGACAGCTCGAGCTCGTCGATCGGCGTGTGGAACAGCTGCACGAGCCGTTGGGCATCGGGCGAATGCTCGCCGGCCACCGGCACGGCGCCCTGCGTGTGCGAGCCGAAGTTGGCGAAGAACTGGAAGTGCGTCTGCGCGAGGGCGGCCGCGTAGCTTACCGCTTCTTCGGGTGTGATCGTGCCGTTGGTCTCGACCGTCAGCGTGAGCCGGTCGTAGTCGGTGCGCTGTCCGACGCGCGTTTCGGCTACCGCAAAGTTGGCGCGGCGCACCGGGTTGTAAATCGAGTCGATGCGCACGAGGTCGACGGGCAGGCCGCGATCGAGCGGATGCTGATCCGCCTCGACGTAGCCGCGTCCCTTGTCGACGTAGAGCTCGACGTTGAGCTCGCGGTCATCCTGCAGCGTGAACAGGTGGTGGTGATCGTCGATCACGCGCACGACGCCCGAGCTCTCGATGTCGGCCGACGTGACCGGGCCCGCCTCGCTCTTGCGGATGCGGAGCACGGCGCTGTCCACGTCATCGGCGAGCGACAGCGTCAGCGTTTTCAGGTTGCCGATGATCTGATGGACGTCTTCGACGACGCCCGAGATCGTTTGGTGCTCGTGCACGACGCCGTCGATGCGGAACGCCCAGACCGCCGACCCGCGCAGGGACGACAGCAGCATCCGCCGCATCGCGTTGCCTAACGTGTGGCCGAAGCCGCGCTCGAGCGGCTGCATGCGAAATTCGGCGACGTTCGGATTGTCGTCGCGCTTGGTGGCTTCCACGAGCTGCGGACGAACCAGCCCGGTGAGATCGATTGCCGTTACCATTGATGTTGTCATCCTCGTTGGTCCAACCGGGAGTCGACCCGGCGACGCCC
This genomic window contains:
- a CDS encoding DNA-directed RNA polymerase subunit alpha, which encodes MTTSMVTAIDLTGLVRPQLVEATKRDDNPNVAEFRMQPLERGFGHTLGNAMRRMLLSSLRGSAVWAFRIDGVVHEHQTISGVVEDVHQIIGNLKTLTLSLADDVDSAVLRIRKSEAGPVTSADIESSGVVRVIDDHHHLFTLQDDRELNVELYVDKGRGYVEADQHPLDRGLPVDLVRIDSIYNPVRRANFAVAETRVGQRTDYDRLTLTVETNGTITPEEAVSYAAALAQTHFQFFANFGSHTQGAVPVAGEHSPDAQRLVQLFHTPIDELELSVRSVNSLKNSDIRTLGDLVRQTESQMLQVKNFGKKSLQEIADLLERQGLNFGMRYEETTDGVRITDWGTAPSRAAAAAPDDEE
- a CDS encoding GDP-mannose 4,6-dehydratase, giving the protein MRALVTGAAGFVGQWLCEALLSRGWEVFGTRLGDDVPAGRLGARERNAVRWLDCDVTAAGALATALDASIPDTVFHLAGIAFVPAATGDPAGTLEVNVVAAARLLADIGARRRAGTLDPVVLLIGSGEQYGRHDASEQPLAESAEQRPLNPYAASKAAQEVVALASHRATGVRVIVTRSFNHSGAGQADRFLIPALVRRVHAMRGSAPAGVLAMGNTSTIRDFLHVDDVVAAYIALAERGAAGEAYNVASGTGVAVDAVARRVLALMEVDAKLEVDPALVRPVEVPMLVGDARKVRAATGWAPRRSLDSIIEDVIRAAPL
- the rpmB gene encoding 50S ribosomal protein L28 → MTKRGCYVCGRGVAFGNNVSHANNKVRRVWKPNLQVARILVDGKPTKIRVCTRCLNAGKIQRAPRGQVA
- a CDS encoding GDP-mannose 4,6-dehydratase, which codes for MPTALITGITGQDGSYLAEHLLDKGYRVVGIVRRSSTTPYERIAHLVDKVELLSADLLDQHSLVDAMAACTPDEVYNLAAQSFVQTSWSQPVLTGEFTGLGVTRALEAVRKAAPRARFYQASSSEMFGKVVESPQSESTSFYPRSPYGVAKVYGHWITVNYRESYDLFAVSGILFNHESPRRGLEFVTRKVTDAVARIKLGLAREVRLGNLDARRDWGFAGDYVNAMWRMLQQDRAEDYVIGTGRTHSVRQLCEVAFGVADLDYRDFVKQDERFFRPAEVDLLVADPSKANTQLGWRPRVSFEELIAMMVDADLARHRGAR
- the rplQ gene encoding 50S ribosomal protein L17 → MRHRKAGRQLRRTSEQKLALMRNLASSLIEHGAIETTEAKAKELRPFVERLITKAKSGTLHDRRLAVRHIHKRETADKLFQEVGPKFKSRAGGYTRILKTGHRKGDGADMARIELIEG